One stretch of Schlesneria sp. DSM 10557 DNA includes these proteins:
- a CDS encoding SGNH/GDSL hydrolase family protein translates to MIVAGFAIHACLPAQRNGPTETDGSVDGTGAASAVNSHFSGPVRAKSQRTDLRLTFFALLCVGCVLFVLGIVNGLSVLGIGGLLIGICYLPVTHPWRVGLLIVAATLLVALRVVYPFPFWPVLGSMFMFRLVTFVYESHRQQTTPSVAWALSYFFMLPNTCFPLFPIVDFKTFVATRYDQDEWLIYQRGVEWIVRGLVHLLIYRFMKAYVVPDLSELYEFTRISLFAATNYVLYLQVSGHFHLVTGLLHLFGFNLPRTHHCYFLASSFSDIWRRINIYWKDFMAKYVFYPSFYALRRRRLSISYAMFVSVLLVFLSTWVLHSWQTFWLLGRFPLTVNDGCLWLGTGLLVAVNSLLDSRRHPVVYQSPFLRAFVTSVQTVGMFCLVSIFWSCWTKPGFLQLVASALERADAVPGIARVLMVLLIVVGLGTILLWLSGQREEGKQLAGVTESGGPLKREVTGPGRDGAVVDQTFRRSVSLHLAFLSLMIAFISPGFSGLLPDEFVRAISQFRHDPTLELAAGEKLQSYYEDLNTAAIQAGPLLSSLFTVDGPQQRQGEGFLKISRQADVYQGVELIPGIRTELDGQPFSVNEFGMRDRNSLTFQKPEGTCRIAVVGSSIVMGYGVADDTVFSRQFENLLNQAIPGSAHRFEVLNFGVGKQWAVQRTVRIQRKVFGFSPDAVFYFAHQDEFNELATPLAQLVSYGKELPSVPLKEVATQAGVTSRQPPGEVLSRLTRFNEEILRACYLTIVDECRRFKAVPVWIYLPVPGADDREIREKLSPIATEAGFIVCDLSGWTKGETGLFPGTEYHPNAHGHTLIAEALLNQVQSNPQTLPEDCHRNGTTVP, encoded by the coding sequence GTGATTGTCGCCGGGTTTGCCATTCATGCCTGCCTCCCTGCTCAGCGCAATGGCCCAACCGAAACGGACGGCTCCGTTGACGGGACTGGGGCCGCTTCGGCAGTCAATTCCCATTTCAGCGGGCCGGTTCGGGCGAAGAGCCAACGTACCGATCTGCGACTCACCTTCTTTGCGTTGCTTTGTGTCGGCTGTGTGCTGTTCGTGCTCGGTATCGTCAACGGCCTGTCGGTGCTGGGGATCGGCGGACTCTTAATCGGGATTTGCTATCTCCCCGTGACGCACCCCTGGCGGGTGGGACTCTTGATCGTCGCTGCGACGTTGCTGGTGGCGCTGCGAGTCGTCTATCCGTTTCCGTTCTGGCCTGTCCTCGGGTCGATGTTCATGTTTCGCCTGGTCACGTTCGTCTACGAGTCTCACCGGCAACAGACGACACCTTCTGTGGCCTGGGCCTTGTCGTACTTCTTCATGCTGCCCAACACCTGTTTTCCGCTCTTTCCCATCGTCGATTTCAAGACCTTTGTGGCAACGCGTTACGACCAGGATGAATGGTTGATTTATCAACGCGGAGTCGAATGGATCGTCCGGGGACTTGTCCATTTACTGATCTACCGCTTCATGAAGGCTTATGTTGTTCCGGACCTGTCAGAACTTTATGAGTTCACCCGGATCTCCCTCTTTGCGGCAACGAATTATGTGTTGTACTTACAGGTTTCCGGGCATTTTCATCTCGTGACAGGTTTGCTGCACCTGTTCGGATTCAACCTTCCTCGGACACATCATTGCTATTTTCTGGCCTCCAGCTTCAGCGACATCTGGCGGAGGATCAACATTTACTGGAAGGACTTCATGGCGAAGTACGTGTTCTATCCTTCCTTTTATGCACTTCGACGACGCAGACTTTCCATCAGCTATGCCATGTTTGTGAGTGTGTTGCTGGTTTTCCTGAGCACCTGGGTGCTTCACTCGTGGCAGACATTTTGGCTGCTGGGACGATTTCCGCTGACCGTTAACGATGGTTGCCTCTGGCTGGGAACAGGGTTACTGGTCGCTGTGAACAGCTTGCTGGATTCGCGACGTCACCCTGTTGTCTACCAGTCTCCATTTCTGCGAGCGTTCGTGACGTCGGTGCAGACGGTGGGGATGTTCTGTCTTGTCAGCATCTTCTGGTCCTGCTGGACCAAGCCCGGCTTTCTGCAGTTGGTTGCGAGCGCCTTAGAGCGAGCCGACGCGGTGCCGGGGATTGCCCGGGTGCTGATGGTGCTGTTGATTGTGGTCGGATTGGGGACCATCTTGCTGTGGTTGTCAGGGCAACGGGAGGAGGGGAAGCAACTCGCCGGAGTCACGGAATCGGGCGGGCCGCTGAAACGCGAAGTCACCGGCCCTGGTCGAGACGGAGCCGTTGTCGATCAGACGTTCCGCCGTTCCGTCAGTCTGCATCTGGCGTTTCTGAGTCTGATGATCGCATTCATCTCGCCCGGTTTTTCTGGTCTGCTGCCAGACGAATTTGTCCGAGCGATTAGTCAGTTCCGTCACGATCCCACATTGGAACTTGCGGCGGGAGAGAAGCTGCAAAGCTACTATGAAGACCTGAATACCGCAGCAATTCAGGCAGGACCGCTGCTCAGTTCGCTGTTCACGGTCGACGGCCCGCAGCAGCGACAGGGGGAAGGGTTCCTCAAGATTTCCCGGCAGGCCGATGTCTACCAGGGAGTCGAACTGATTCCGGGGATACGGACGGAGCTGGATGGTCAGCCATTCTCGGTGAACGAATTCGGGATGCGTGATCGAAATTCGTTAACGTTTCAGAAGCCCGAGGGGACCTGTCGAATCGCTGTCGTGGGTTCCAGTATTGTGATGGGTTATGGCGTTGCGGATGACACGGTTTTTTCCCGTCAGTTTGAGAATCTGCTGAATCAGGCGATTCCCGGTTCCGCACACCGGTTTGAAGTCCTCAACTTCGGCGTTGGAAAGCAGTGGGCGGTTCAACGGACGGTGCGCATCCAGCGGAAGGTGTTTGGATTCTCGCCTGACGCCGTCTTTTACTTTGCGCACCAGGACGAATTCAATGAGTTAGCGACACCTCTGGCGCAACTTGTCTCGTATGGCAAGGAACTTCCCTCTGTTCCTCTGAAAGAAGTCGCCACACAGGCGGGAGTGACATCACGTCAGCCGCCGGGTGAGGTGCTAAGTCGGCTGACTCGTTTCAACGAAGAGATCCTGCGTGCCTGCTATCTGACCATTGTAGACGAGTGCCGGAGATTCAAAGCGGTTCCTGTCTGGATCTATCTCCCGGTTCCCGGTGCCGACGATCGCGAGATCCGCGAAAAACTGTCTCCGATCGCAACTGAGGCAGGATTTATCGTTTGTGATCTTTCTGGCTGGACGAAAGGAGAGACTGGACTGTTCCCCGGCACCGAGTACCACCCGAATGCGCATGGTCATACGCTCATTGCTGAGGCGCTGCTGAACCAGGTTCAGTCGAACCCGCAAACGCTGCCTGAGGATTGTCATCGGAACGGAACGACCGTTCCTTGA
- a CDS encoding DUF1559 domain-containing protein, which translates to MKAYARRQRGFTLIELLVVIAIIAVLIALLLPAVQQAREAARRTQCKNNLKQLALALHNYHDTFLNFPEAQYINIGLPNSAWAWSVMILPYMDQAPLYTQLNISTQMLEQAANDPARQALLSSPKAAFVCPSDPVGPINVNRPFLQKSTGGLCSGMILSQTLNFGKSNYLACNGNHDSDGIFRSGGGAVSIAKITDGISNTIMLGERSSVKWAKQTAPAGPWAGVWAGQELSCDGITNVWALAGKTEFQMNAGTHSDVVGSTSATDQPLIAFGSAHTGGAQFAMADGSVRFISENIQWNDLPNSYDDVGIYHLLGSISDGRVIGEF; encoded by the coding sequence ATGAAGGCTTACGCACGTCGGCAACGCGGCTTCACGTTGATTGAGCTACTGGTGGTGATTGCCATTATCGCTGTATTGATCGCTCTTCTCCTTCCTGCAGTCCAGCAGGCACGTGAGGCGGCCCGAAGAACACAATGTAAGAATAATCTCAAACAGCTCGCACTGGCTCTGCACAACTATCACGACACGTTCCTGAATTTTCCCGAGGCGCAATACATTAATATCGGTCTGCCGAACTCTGCCTGGGCCTGGTCGGTGATGATTCTCCCTTACATGGATCAAGCGCCACTCTACACACAGCTCAATATCAGCACGCAAATGCTTGAGCAGGCTGCTAACGATCCTGCTCGGCAAGCCCTGCTTTCGTCGCCAAAAGCGGCGTTTGTCTGCCCCAGCGACCCGGTTGGTCCCATCAACGTCAATCGCCCGTTCCTGCAAAAATCGACCGGTGGACTTTGCAGCGGTATGATCCTCTCTCAGACCTTGAACTTTGGTAAGTCGAACTACCTGGCCTGCAACGGCAATCACGATAGTGATGGAATCTTCCGGAGCGGCGGAGGTGCCGTATCGATTGCCAAAATTACCGACGGCATCTCGAACACGATTATGCTCGGTGAGCGAAGCAGCGTGAAGTGGGCCAAACAGACGGCCCCTGCGGGGCCCTGGGCGGGCGTCTGGGCCGGGCAGGAACTTTCCTGTGACGGAATCACGAACGTCTGGGCTCTGGCCGGGAAAACCGAATTCCAGATGAACGCCGGGACGCATAGTGATGTCGTGGGCAGCACCTCGGCAACCGACCAGCCGTTGATTGCGTTCGGCAGTGCACATACGGGTGGTGCTCAATTTGCCATGGCCGATGGCTCTGTGCGATTCATCAGTGAAAATATTCAATGGAATGATCTTCCCAACAGCTATGACGATGTCGGCATCTATCACCTGCTGGGCTCGATCAGCGACGGACGGGTCATTGGCGAATTTTAA
- a CDS encoding acyl carrier protein, with product MDSPIAPISQSTLPAGKSVDEIQSWIVNRLAKELRVDSGQLSVDRSILSLGVDSIQVVSVVSELEDWGGFRFPRNPLEDDITIQELAQQVVELTGK from the coding sequence ATGGACTCCCCCATCGCGCCGATATCTCAATCGACCCTGCCTGCCGGAAAATCCGTTGATGAGATTCAATCGTGGATCGTCAATCGGTTAGCGAAAGAGCTGCGCGTGGACTCGGGGCAACTCTCCGTGGATCGGTCGATATTGTCGCTGGGCGTCGATTCGATCCAGGTGGTGTCGGTGGTCTCGGAACTGGAGGACTGGGGCGGATTCCGGTTTCCCAGAAACCCATTGGAAGATGACATCACGATTCAGGAACTGGCACAGCAGGTGGTGGAATTGACGGGGAAGTAG
- a CDS encoding DUF1501 domain-containing protein, with the protein MFQILGSLNPFAAHCNRRKVLEIGAASLGLPQLLCLEAQGAPQAISTSDGFGKARNVLLIYLQGAASQFETWDPKPEAPEGIRGKFGAISTAVAGTSICDQLPKLACLTDRMALVRSMTHPHNNHSNLYTLTGAPAIDFSNETNPFDSRHRPFFGSVLDYLADQGGAEDPTDVPRNMALPWQFSAFAPFSRRAGPYASFLGHGYNPVWTEFHGKATRTVPRVSFFHGLKDVDVADPYLGITPESRLKVSKEAQLRDGITLDRLNRRRSLVRQFDDQKAYLNDLSAGKGHDRFAAKAYSMITSARVRDALDIGLEPASLRERYGMTLFGQSALTGRRLLEAGCRIVSVFWDEFEVVNTAWDTHFDHFTRLGDELLPSFDAAMSTLLLDLEERGLLEETLVMCLTEHGRTPKIDTHIRGGGRDHWSSVYSVMLAGAGIKPGCVVGASDATGAFVKERPVSPEDILSTMYHIKGIDLETTIPDLRQRPTRLIDNGSVIGELLG; encoded by the coding sequence ATGTTCCAGATCCTCGGCTCACTGAATCCCTTTGCAGCGCACTGCAATCGCAGGAAGGTTCTGGAAATCGGAGCGGCTTCCCTGGGACTCCCGCAACTCCTTTGTCTCGAAGCTCAGGGAGCCCCTCAGGCCATTTCCACCTCGGATGGATTCGGCAAGGCGAGAAATGTCTTGCTGATCTACCTGCAGGGGGCTGCTTCCCAGTTTGAGACCTGGGATCCCAAGCCAGAGGCACCCGAAGGGATCCGGGGGAAGTTCGGAGCCATTTCCACTGCCGTTGCCGGGACATCGATCTGTGACCAGCTTCCCAAACTGGCTTGCCTGACAGACCGGATGGCACTGGTTCGGTCGATGACGCATCCCCACAATAATCACTCGAACCTCTATACACTGACTGGGGCTCCGGCGATCGATTTCTCGAACGAGACGAATCCTTTCGACTCACGGCATCGTCCGTTCTTTGGCAGCGTACTGGATTATCTGGCGGATCAGGGAGGGGCCGAAGATCCGACGGATGTGCCTCGCAATATGGCACTTCCCTGGCAGTTTAGCGCCTTTGCCCCCTTCTCGCGGCGCGCGGGGCCGTACGCATCCTTTCTGGGACACGGCTACAACCCGGTCTGGACGGAATTCCATGGCAAAGCGACCAGGACCGTCCCGCGTGTTTCCTTCTTCCACGGGTTGAAGGATGTCGACGTCGCCGACCCGTACCTGGGTATCACTCCTGAAAGCCGGCTCAAAGTCTCGAAGGAAGCGCAACTGCGTGATGGAATCACGCTGGACCGATTGAACCGGCGAAGAAGTCTGGTCAGACAGTTCGATGATCAAAAGGCGTACCTCAACGATCTGTCGGCAGGGAAGGGACATGATCGCTTCGCGGCCAAAGCCTATTCCATGATCACGTCGGCCAGGGTGCGTGACGCGCTGGATATCGGACTGGAACCGGCATCGTTGCGGGAACGCTACGGCATGACGCTGTTCGGCCAGTCCGCGCTGACTGGCCGCAGGCTGCTGGAAGCGGGGTGCCGGATCGTATCGGTCTTCTGGGACGAATTCGAAGTCGTGAACACTGCCTGGGATACACACTTCGACCACTTCACCCGGCTCGGCGACGAACTGCTGCCGAGCTTTGATGCGGCGATGAGTACCTTGCTGCTGGATCTGGAAGAACGGGGCCTGCTGGAGGAAACTCTGGTCATGTGTCTGACGGAGCACGGTCGAACTCCCAAGATTGACACTCACATCCGGGGTGGAGGACGCGACCATTGGTCGTCTGTCTACAGCGTGATGCTCGCAGGAGCAGGAATCAAACCGGGTTGTGTGGTCGGGGCCTCGGATGCGACGGGCGCGTTTGTGAAGGAGCGGCCCGTGTCGCCCGAAGATATTCTCTCAACCATGTACCACATCAAGGGTATCGACCTTGAGACGACGATTCCTGATCTGCGCCAGCGACCAACCCGGCTGATTGATAATGGATCTGTGATTGGGGAACTGCTCGGCTGA